In Ancylothrix sp. D3o, the following are encoded in one genomic region:
- a CDS encoding Uma2 family endonuclease has protein sequence MIKQLESTKKPAIIYPDSDGEPMSDNTKQFRWIVTIKENLELLYANNPDVFVAGDLLWYPVEGDNKRRQAPDTMVVFNRPKGDRGSYKQWEENNIPPQVVFEILSPGNRLKKMALKFKFYETYGVEEYYIYDPDDNEFIGYLRSGQHLEIIEEINGWVSPRLNIRFELPDDTLEIYRPDGQKFLSFVEIGQLREQERQEKENALSELEQQRRRNELLEAKLREFGIDPKQL, from the coding sequence ATGATCAAACAACTCGAAAGCACAAAAAAACCGGCCATCATCTACCCCGACAGCGACGGCGAACCCATGTCAGATAATACCAAACAATTCCGCTGGATTGTCACCATCAAAGAAAACCTCGAATTATTATACGCAAATAACCCCGATGTTTTTGTAGCCGGTGACTTACTATGGTATCCCGTAGAAGGCGATAACAAACGACGCCAAGCACCCGATACTATGGTTGTTTTCAACCGGCCAAAAGGCGACCGAGGTTCCTATAAACAATGGGAAGAAAACAACATCCCCCCGCAAGTTGTATTTGAAATATTATCCCCCGGAAACCGGCTCAAAAAAATGGCTTTGAAATTCAAATTTTACGAAACTTACGGCGTAGAAGAATATTACATCTACGATCCAGATGATAATGAATTCATTGGCTATTTGCGTTCAGGACAACATTTAGAAATCATCGAAGAAATTAATGGATGGGTGAGTCCCCGTTTAAATATCCGCTTTGAACTTCCAGACGATACCCTAGAAATTTACCGGCCAGATGGACAAAAGTTTTTATCTTTTGTGGAAATTGGACAACTTCGAGAACAAGAACGTCAAGAAAAAGAAAATGCTTTATCTGAACTCGAACAACAACGCCGGCGCAATGAACTCTTAGAAGCAAAATTGCGAGAATTTGGAATAGATCCCAAACAATTGTAA